In Hypomesus transpacificus isolate Combined female chromosome 4, fHypTra1, whole genome shotgun sequence, the following are encoded in one genomic region:
- the rps5 gene encoding 40S ribosomal protein S5: MTESWETAPAVAESPEIKLFGKWSTDDVQINDISLQDYIAVKEKYAKYLPHSGGRYAAKRFRKAQCPIVERLTNSMMMHGRNNGKKLMTVRIVKHAFEIIHLLTGENPLQVLVNAIINSGPREDSTRIGRAGTVRRQAVDVSPLRRVNQAIWLLCTGAREAAFRNIKTIAECLADELINAAKGSSNSYAIKKKDELERVAKSNR, translated from the exons ATGACTGAGTCCTGGGAGACTGCCCCGGCAGTTGCCGAGAGCCCTGAAATTAAGCTCTTCGGGAAATGGAGCACCGATGATGTCCAGATCAACGACATCTCCCTGCAG GATTACATTGCAGTGAAAGAGAAGTACGCCAAGTACCTCCCTCACTCTGGGGGGCGCTACGCCGCCAAGCGCTTCCGCAAGGCCCAGTGCCCCATCGTGGAGCGTCTCACCAACTCCATGATGATGCACGGACGCAACAACGGCAAGAAGCTGATGACGGTGCGCATCGTCAAGCACGCCTTCGAGATCATCCACCTGCTGactggagag AACCCCCTGCAGGTGCTGGTCAACGCCATCATCAACAGCGGCCCCCGGGAGGACTCCACCCGTATCGGTCGTGCCGGCACAGTCAGGAGGCAGGCCGTGGATGTGTCCCCTCTGCGTCGAGTCAACCAG GCCATCTGGCTGCTGTGCAcgggagcgagagaggcagcTTTCAGGAACATCAAGACCATCGCTGAGTGCCTGGCTGATGAGCTGATCAACGCGGCTAAG GGTTCATCCAACTCTTACGCCATCAAGAAGAAGGATGAGCTGGAGAGAGTGGCCAAGTCCAACCGTTAA
- the ppt2b gene encoding lysosomal thioesterase PPT2: MKSTSVISNRRCGAARLLWPVFGACLVVAVIGYKPVVIVHGLFDSPGAFVNLMRFINQSHPGTNVSVIDLYDHSASLQPLWTQVEGFKAAIYPILQNAEDGVHFICYSQGGLICRGILSTLPNHKVHSFISLSSPQAGQYGDTDYLKYLFPQFVKSNLFHLCYTSVGQRISICNYWNDPHHKDMYVNTSEYLAPLNGDRAHSNSTAWRKNFLQIKKLVLIGGPDDGVITPWQSSQFGFYDENETVVEMKNQDVYLSDVFGLKTLNARGDLYLCSMAGVEHVMWHSNQTVYDYCIDKWLI, encoded by the exons ATGAAGTCGACCTCCGTTATCTCAAACCGGAGGTGCGGGGCCGCCAGGTTGTTGTGGCCGGTCTTTGGTGCGTGTCTTGTGGTTGCAGTCATCGGATACAAACCGGTGGTGATAGTGCATGGGTTGTTCGACAGCCCCGGCGCATTCGTCAATTTAATGCGTTTTATTAACCAG tctcaccCAGGAACTAATGTATCGGTCATTGACTTGTACGATCACAGTGCTAGCCTCCAGCCACTGTGGACACAGGTAGAAGGCTTCAAAGCTGCCATATATCCCATATTACAGAACGCAGAAGATGGTGTCCATTTCATATGCTACTCTCAAG GTGGGCTGATATGCAGAGGGATTCTATCCACTCTTCCCAACCATAAAGTCCactccttcatctctctgtcctctccgcAGGCAGGCCAGTATGGAG ACACAGACTACCTGAAGTACCTCTTCCCTCAGTTTGTCAAGTCCAACCTGTTCCACCTCTGCTACACATCAGTGGGGCAGCGAATCTCCATCTGCAACTACTGGAACG ATCCTCACCACAAGGACATGTATGTGAACACCAGCGAATATCTGGCCCCGTTGAACGGAGATAGAGCACATTCCAATTCAACAG CGTGGAGGAAGAACTTCCTGCAGATCAAGAAGCTGGTCCTGATTGGTGGGCCAGACGATGGTGTCATCACACCGTGGCAGTCGAG TCAGTTTGGTTTCTATGACGAAAACGAGACGGTTGTGGAAATGAAGAATCAAGAT GTGTATCTGAGTGACGTGTTTGGACTGAAGACCCTGAACGCTCGTGGAGATCTGTACCTGTGTTCCATGGCAGGTGTTGAACACGTCATGTGGCATTCCAACCAGACAGTCTACGACTACTGCATCGACAAGTGGCTCATCTAG